AGGTAGTAGAGAGGCTATACCCTTTTTTGGTGGTAACGATAGGGTATCCTTCGTCTTTCAAAGCTTGAATGTATTTCCAGACTGCAGTCCTTGAAATTCCAATTCTTTGTGCCAAAACCTCCCCTGAGATACAGGAAGTTTGAGCTAACAGTTCTAAAATTTTAAGTTTTTTAACATTATAGTTACGCATAGCGGTTAAAAAACGGAGGAGGAGGGATTCGAACCCCCGGAAGAGGTTTAATACCCCTTCAGCCGATTTCGAGTCGGCCCCCTTCGTCCACTCGGGCACTCCTCCTTTTTATAAATAAACTTTAAACGTTTTTTATTTTTAGTCAACCTTGAACGAAGCTTGAAATAATAAAAGGGCAACCTTGAATAGGTTGCCCTAAAGTTTGACCTTAGAAGGATTTACGGAGTTATTTTATTAACACTACAGGAGCTTTAGAGTTTTCTACCACCCTTTCTGCTACGCTTCCTACTAAGATTTTTTCTAAACCGGTTTTCCCTTTATATCCCATTATAATAAGGTCTGTCTCTTTTTGAAAAGAAAATTCTAAAATCTTCTCAAAGGGCTCACCTTTGACTAAAGAGATTTCAACCTTGATTCCCTGATTTTTAGCCTTTTCTTCTGCCGCATTTATACATTCTTCAGCAAAAGCAACATCGTTGTCTGTTTTAGCTACTGATATAACAAACAAAGTGCTTCCTACTTTTTTACAAAAATCGATCGCCCAAGAGGTAGCCTTTTGGCTATAAACAGACCCATCTGTAGCTAAAAGTATCTTTTCTGAGGTAGTAGAAGCCTCTGCCGGAACCACCGTAACCGGTGACGGAGACTTACCGATAAGACTTCTACTTACTCTTCCTAAGGTATGCTTTCTTCCCATCATTAACATAGAAATTCCCAATCTTTGTACTTTATCCAAAATTATTTCTAAAGGGTCTGAACTGCTTAAAACAAAGGTTTCACAAGTTAATCCCTCTTGACTTGCCTCTTTTTTGATAAAGTCTACTGCCTCATAGGCCTTTTTCTCTAAAATTTCTATCAGTTTAGGGTAAACTTCCATCAATTCAGGACCAAGAGGAATC
Above is a genomic segment from Thermodesulfobacterium commune DSM 2178 containing:
- a CDS encoding universal stress protein; translated protein: MEKILIATDGSQAAEKAAKLGVKWAKIFNSKLYGLSVAEVIPLGPELMEVYPKLIEILEKKAYEAVDFIKKEASQEGLTCETFVLSSSDPLEIILDKVQRLGISMLMMGRKHTLGRVSRSLIGKSPSPVTVVPAEASTTSEKILLATDGSVYSQKATSWAIDFCKKVGSTLFVISVAKTDNDVAFAEECINAAEEKAKNQGIKVEISLVKGEPFEKILEFSFQKETDLIIMGYKGKTGLEKILVGSVAERVVENSKAPVVLIK